In Opitutaceae bacterium, the sequence CGAGCACCTGAGAACATTGAGTCCGCTGTTCGCCGAGGCGAGCTCCACGATGGGCGGATGGTCGCGGGTGACACAGATTGCGGTCACCCATGGCCCGGGCCTAGCCGGATGCCTGGCCATCGGGGTTGCGGCTGCCAAGGCCCTGGCGCAGGCGCTTTCACTGCCCCTGGCTGGAGTCAACCATCTGCGCGGCCACGCCTTCTCGCCCTTCATCAATCTTCACGCCGAGTCTCCCTCCGACTTCAGGCACCGACTTGCCGGCCTTCTGCCACACCTGGGACTCATCGTCTCGGGGGGCAACTCGCTCCTGCTGAGGATCGACGAGAATCTCTGTATCCAAAGATTGGCTACAACTCGCGATGACGCCGCGGGAGAGGCCCTCGACAAGGGAGCCAAGCTGCTCGGGCTGGGATACCCGGGAGGGCCGCGAGTCGAGCGCCTGGCACGCGATGGCCGTGACGACGCGTTTGACTTCCCTCGCGGAACGGGCCCGAGGACCGACCTCGATTTCAGTTTCTCAGGGCTTAAGACGAGCCTTCGTTACACGGTGGAGAAGATGGCGGTTGATGAGGTCGAGGTGCGGAAGCCAGACCTCTGCGCAAGCTACCAGCGTGCGGTCATTGACGCGCTGCTTCGCAAGACGGGTCATGCCCTCGCGCACGGAGGGTACAGGAGCCTTGGACTTTCGGGCGGCGTGGCGAACAACGGGGTGCTTCGCACAGAGTTCGCACGGGTAGCCAAAGACCGGCGGCTCCCGGTGTTGATTGCGGAGCCGCGCCACACCGGGGACAACGCCTCGATGATTGCCTTTGCTGCCTGGCTGGATCCTCAGGTATCGTTCCGTCAAGAGGTTGTGTCACTTGAGATCGTGCCCGACCTCGAGCTTGCGTAGCGCATTTGTTGTTATCCGTTGGCTGACGTTGTGGCAATAAAGGAGAAGCCTTTGCCAAGAAACGAAATCGAAACCGCATTGAGCGCCGCGCCGGGACCGTCGATGCTCAACTTGTCACCACGCGGTGACTTATCCCATGGATCTCCCCTCCTACGCACTTGTGGCAGTGTTCGCGGCGGTGGCGTTTGCCTTTCCGCT encodes:
- the tsaD gene encoding tRNA (adenosine(37)-N6)-threonylcarbamoyltransferase complex transferase subunit TsaD, whose translation is MIFALETSCDETAAALFDPTLGLRREWVVSQMALHERYGGVVPDLATREHLRTLSPLFAEASSTMGGWSRVTQIAVTHGPGLAGCLAIGVAAAKALAQALSLPLAGVNHLRGHAFSPFINLHAESPSDFRHRLAGLLPHLGLIVSGGNSLLLRIDENLCIQRLATTRDDAAGEALDKGAKLLGLGYPGGPRVERLARDGRDDAFDFPRGTGPRTDLDFSFSGLKTSLRYTVEKMAVDEVEVRKPDLCASYQRAVIDALLRKTGHALAHGGYRSLGLSGGVANNGVLRTEFARVAKDRRLPVLIAEPRHTGDNASMIAFAAWLDPQVSFRQEVVSLEIVPDLELA